In Passer domesticus isolate bPasDom1 chromosome 12, bPasDom1.hap1, whole genome shotgun sequence, the following proteins share a genomic window:
- the PMFBP1 gene encoding polyamine-modulated factor 1-binding protein 1 isoform X3 — protein MRSMAQEGCGKVMVLPTMREWTKFGTSREVPASQDQPEGSCRDLPGAKETTPELTSSIQQLQQETEAWQAKVQRQAQALEPQHGEARACQHTQQEDLDPAEVLATIQALQLDLDFCRGTNHKQLVQLQEQECAAEQEHQDLVILMQEFQALLGKVSDAPLHLKDQAVQTEVTSYLAGHSYFDISHDIPQESRELLKQLGAQEQSQGLQYSPARLQEQLAATRAQEQQGLQQLSRTNEAIQGLQRKVAELQQQLCWQVQDMEKLQAELAQARQESTKQAEKIAAYKTQRHQLHRELRRMQTFKEQSKQETYSLQERLQELSSLVQHWQQLHLDSEQTLALREEELVVCKVELAFLKEELSKVTEREQDTRRHSRHTRLYRATT, from the exons ATGAGGAGTATGGCACAGGAAGGCTGTG GAAAGGTTATGGTCCTTCCAACAATGAGAGAGTGGACAAAATTTGGCACATCCAGGGAGGTTCCTGCATCTCAGGATCAGCCTGAAGGCTCCTGTAGAGATCTGCCAGGGGCAAAAGAAACAACACCAGAGCTGACCAGCTCCATCCAGCAGCTTCAGCAGGAGACAGAGGCCTGGCAGGCCAAG GTCCAAAGGCAAGCACAGGCACTGGAGCCACAGCATGGGGAAGCCAGAGCAtgccagcacacacagcaggaAGATCTGGACCCAGCTGAGGTGCTAGCCACGATACAGGCATTGCAGCTGGACCTGGACTTCTGCAGAGGCACAAACCACAAACAACTggtccagctgcaggagcaggagtgtGCAGCGGAGCAGGAGCACCAGGACTTGGTCATTCTGATGCAGGAGTTCCAGGCACTGTTGGGCAAG GTCAGTGATGCACCCCTCCACCTGAAGGACCAGGCAGTGCAGACAGAGGTCACCTCCTACTTGGCGGGCCACAGTTATTTTGACATCAGCCATGATATCccacaggagagcagagagctgCTCAAGCAG CtgggggcacaggagcagagtcAAGGCCTGCAGTACAGCCCAGCccggctgcaggagcagctggcagccACCCGGGCCCAGGAGCAACAGggtctgcagcagctcagcagaacCAACGAGGCCATCCAAGGCTTACAGAGAAAAGTGGCAGAGTTGCAGCAACAG CTTTGCTGGCAAGTGCAGGACATGGAGAaactccaggcagagctggcccaAGCTCGGCAAGAGAGCACCAAACAGGCAGAAAAGATTGCAGCCTACAAGACACAGAGGCACCAGCTTCATCGGGAGCTGAGGAGGATGCAGACCTTCAAGGAGCAGAGCAAACAGGAG ACCTACTCCCtccaggagaggctgcaggagctgagcagcctAGTCCAACACTGGCAGCAGCTACACCTAGACAGTGAGCAAACTCTGGCTCTGAGAGAAGAGGAGCTGGTTGTCTGCAAGGTGGAACTGGCTTTCCTTAAGGAAGAGCTCAGCAAGGTGACAGAGCGGGAGCAGGATACAAGGAGGCATTCAAGACACACTAG GTTGTACAGGGCAACAACCTga
- the PMFBP1 gene encoding polyamine-modulated factor 1-binding protein 1 isoform X1: MRSMAQEGCGKVMVLPTMREWTKFGTSREVPASQDQPEGSCRDLPGAKETTPELTSSIQQLQQETEAWQAKVQRQAQALEPQHGEARACQHTQQEDLDPAEVLATIQALQLDLDFCRGTNHKQLVQLQEQECAAEQEHQDLVILMQEFQALLGKVSDAPLHLKDQAVQTEVTSYLAGHSYFDISHDIPQESRELLKQGRAHSTRPAEALPSLQLGAQEQSQGLQYSPARLQEQLAATRAQEQQGLQQLSRTNEAIQGLQRKVAELQQQLCWQVQDMEKLQAELAQARQESTKQAEKIAAYKTQRHQLHRELRRMQTFKEQSKQETYSLQERLQELSSLVQHWQQLHLDSEQTLALREEELVVCKVELAFLKEELSKVTEREQDTRRHSRHTRLYRATT, encoded by the exons ATGAGGAGTATGGCACAGGAAGGCTGTG GAAAGGTTATGGTCCTTCCAACAATGAGAGAGTGGACAAAATTTGGCACATCCAGGGAGGTTCCTGCATCTCAGGATCAGCCTGAAGGCTCCTGTAGAGATCTGCCAGGGGCAAAAGAAACAACACCAGAGCTGACCAGCTCCATCCAGCAGCTTCAGCAGGAGACAGAGGCCTGGCAGGCCAAG GTCCAAAGGCAAGCACAGGCACTGGAGCCACAGCATGGGGAAGCCAGAGCAtgccagcacacacagcaggaAGATCTGGACCCAGCTGAGGTGCTAGCCACGATACAGGCATTGCAGCTGGACCTGGACTTCTGCAGAGGCACAAACCACAAACAACTggtccagctgcaggagcaggagtgtGCAGCGGAGCAGGAGCACCAGGACTTGGTCATTCTGATGCAGGAGTTCCAGGCACTGTTGGGCAAG GTCAGTGATGCACCCCTCCACCTGAAGGACCAGGCAGTGCAGACAGAGGTCACCTCCTACTTGGCGGGCCACAGTTATTTTGACATCAGCCATGATATCccacaggagagcagagagctgCTCAAGCAG ggcagggcacacaGCACAAGGCCAGCAGAGGCACTGCCTTCTCTGCAGCtgggggcacaggagcagagtcAAGGCCTGCAGTACAGCCCAGCccggctgcaggagcagctggcagccACCCGGGCCCAGGAGCAACAGggtctgcagcagctcagcagaacCAACGAGGCCATCCAAGGCTTACAGAGAAAAGTGGCAGAGTTGCAGCAACAG CTTTGCTGGCAAGTGCAGGACATGGAGAaactccaggcagagctggcccaAGCTCGGCAAGAGAGCACCAAACAGGCAGAAAAGATTGCAGCCTACAAGACACAGAGGCACCAGCTTCATCGGGAGCTGAGGAGGATGCAGACCTTCAAGGAGCAGAGCAAACAGGAG ACCTACTCCCtccaggagaggctgcaggagctgagcagcctAGTCCAACACTGGCAGCAGCTACACCTAGACAGTGAGCAAACTCTGGCTCTGAGAGAAGAGGAGCTGGTTGTCTGCAAGGTGGAACTGGCTTTCCTTAAGGAAGAGCTCAGCAAGGTGACAGAGCGGGAGCAGGATACAAGGAGGCATTCAAGACACACTAG GTTGTACAGGGCAACAACCTga
- the PMFBP1 gene encoding polyamine-modulated factor 1-binding protein 1 isoform X2: MVLPTMREWTKFGTSREVPASQDQPEGSCRDLPGAKETTPELTSSIQQLQQETEAWQAKVQRQAQALEPQHGEARACQHTQQEDLDPAEVLATIQALQLDLDFCRGTNHKQLVQLQEQECAAEQEHQDLVILMQEFQALLGKVSDAPLHLKDQAVQTEVTSYLAGHSYFDISHDIPQESRELLKQGRAHSTRPAEALPSLQLGAQEQSQGLQYSPARLQEQLAATRAQEQQGLQQLSRTNEAIQGLQRKVAELQQQLCWQVQDMEKLQAELAQARQESTKQAEKIAAYKTQRHQLHRELRRMQTFKEQSKQETYSLQERLQELSSLVQHWQQLHLDSEQTLALREEELVVCKVELAFLKEELSKVTEREQDTRRHSRHTRLYRATT; the protein is encoded by the exons ATGGTCCTTCCAACAATGAGAGAGTGGACAAAATTTGGCACATCCAGGGAGGTTCCTGCATCTCAGGATCAGCCTGAAGGCTCCTGTAGAGATCTGCCAGGGGCAAAAGAAACAACACCAGAGCTGACCAGCTCCATCCAGCAGCTTCAGCAGGAGACAGAGGCCTGGCAGGCCAAG GTCCAAAGGCAAGCACAGGCACTGGAGCCACAGCATGGGGAAGCCAGAGCAtgccagcacacacagcaggaAGATCTGGACCCAGCTGAGGTGCTAGCCACGATACAGGCATTGCAGCTGGACCTGGACTTCTGCAGAGGCACAAACCACAAACAACTggtccagctgcaggagcaggagtgtGCAGCGGAGCAGGAGCACCAGGACTTGGTCATTCTGATGCAGGAGTTCCAGGCACTGTTGGGCAAG GTCAGTGATGCACCCCTCCACCTGAAGGACCAGGCAGTGCAGACAGAGGTCACCTCCTACTTGGCGGGCCACAGTTATTTTGACATCAGCCATGATATCccacaggagagcagagagctgCTCAAGCAG ggcagggcacacaGCACAAGGCCAGCAGAGGCACTGCCTTCTCTGCAGCtgggggcacaggagcagagtcAAGGCCTGCAGTACAGCCCAGCccggctgcaggagcagctggcagccACCCGGGCCCAGGAGCAACAGggtctgcagcagctcagcagaacCAACGAGGCCATCCAAGGCTTACAGAGAAAAGTGGCAGAGTTGCAGCAACAG CTTTGCTGGCAAGTGCAGGACATGGAGAaactccaggcagagctggcccaAGCTCGGCAAGAGAGCACCAAACAGGCAGAAAAGATTGCAGCCTACAAGACACAGAGGCACCAGCTTCATCGGGAGCTGAGGAGGATGCAGACCTTCAAGGAGCAGAGCAAACAGGAG ACCTACTCCCtccaggagaggctgcaggagctgagcagcctAGTCCAACACTGGCAGCAGCTACACCTAGACAGTGAGCAAACTCTGGCTCTGAGAGAAGAGGAGCTGGTTGTCTGCAAGGTGGAACTGGCTTTCCTTAAGGAAGAGCTCAGCAAGGTGACAGAGCGGGAGCAGGATACAAGGAGGCATTCAAGACACACTAG GTTGTACAGGGCAACAACCTga